From Salinibacterium sp. ZJ450, one genomic window encodes:
- a CDS encoding TrkA family potassium uptake protein — protein MVERIPHDAPVLVIGLGRFGAATAGQLDRLGREVLAVDADANLVQKWSERVTHAVQADARNIDALRQIGAQDFAVAVVATASAIEASVLITANLVDLKIPQIWAKAISQSHGKILARIGANHVIYPEAEAGERVAHLVSGRMLDFIEFDDEFALVKMYPPKNVRGMTLAESQVRKKYGISVVGVKSPGKEFTYATPETVVSSHDLIIVSGNSQDIEKFATLSA, from the coding sequence TTGGTTGAGAGAATCCCGCATGATGCGCCCGTCCTGGTGATCGGACTGGGGCGTTTCGGTGCAGCGACCGCAGGTCAGCTGGACCGGCTGGGACGCGAGGTGTTGGCCGTGGACGCCGATGCCAACCTGGTGCAGAAATGGTCCGAGCGGGTGACCCACGCGGTGCAGGCGGATGCGCGCAACATCGACGCGCTGCGGCAGATCGGCGCTCAGGACTTCGCGGTGGCCGTGGTCGCCACGGCCTCCGCGATCGAGGCCAGCGTGCTGATCACCGCGAACCTGGTCGACCTCAAGATCCCGCAGATCTGGGCCAAGGCGATCAGCCAATCCCACGGCAAGATCCTCGCCCGCATCGGCGCGAATCATGTCATCTACCCCGAGGCGGAAGCCGGCGAGCGCGTGGCGCACCTGGTCTCCGGCCGGATGCTCGACTTCATCGAGTTCGACGACGAGTTCGCCCTCGTGAAGATGTACCCGCCGAAGAACGTGCGCGGGATGACGCTGGCCGAGTCTCAGGTGCGCAAGAAGTACGGCATCAGCGTCGTCGGCGTGAAGTCCCCGGGCAAGGAGTTCACCTACGCGACTCCGGAGACCGTGGTGTCGAGCCACGACCTGATCATCGTGTCGGGCAACAGCCAGGACATCGAGAAGTTCGCCACGCTGTCGGCGTAG
- a CDS encoding TrkH family potassium uptake protein, whose protein sequence is MPANTTSRGLAHEVRRTPLRRIRDFIDFLASTSSARFAILVFSSLILIWTLLLSLPISARDRQVTPLADAFFTAMSTICVTGLSVVDMATHWSTFGTVVILLGLQIGGIGVLTLASIMGLVVSRRLGLRQKLMAASDSNPLRLHHGPVVEAQAVRLGEIGGLLATVAISSLIIEGAVALLIAPRLLVEGADLWSAVWQSFYWSASAFTNTGFTPTPEGLAPFATDPWMLSSLAIGVFLGSIGFPVIFALARGWRTPKRWSLHVKLTLTTTLILIVLGAIAIYVLEVSNAATLGALDPAAGPMTATFLSIMTRSGGFSTINISEMNGSTLLVMDMLMFVGGGSASTAGGIKVTTLAVLFLAALAEARGDSDMQIFDRRIPTDVLRLSVSVVLWGATIVATASIAILQLTKQPLDFVLFDVISAFATVGLSTGLTAELPDAGKYILAATMWAGRVGTVTLAAALAASQRRQLFRRAEERPIVG, encoded by the coding sequence ATGCCCGCGAATACCACGAGTCGCGGTCTCGCCCATGAAGTGCGCAGAACGCCGCTTCGCCGTATCCGTGACTTCATCGACTTCCTCGCCTCCACGTCGTCGGCCCGGTTCGCGATCCTTGTCTTCAGCTCGCTGATCCTGATTTGGACGCTGCTGCTGTCGCTGCCGATCTCGGCGCGCGACCGTCAGGTCACGCCGCTCGCCGACGCCTTCTTCACCGCGATGTCCACCATCTGCGTCACCGGCTTGTCCGTGGTGGACATGGCCACGCACTGGTCGACGTTCGGCACCGTGGTGATCCTGCTCGGCTTGCAGATCGGCGGCATCGGTGTGCTCACCCTGGCGAGCATCATGGGGCTGGTGGTGTCGCGCCGGCTGGGTCTTCGCCAGAAGCTGATGGCGGCCAGCGACAGCAACCCGCTGCGGCTGCACCATGGCCCGGTCGTCGAGGCGCAGGCGGTACGGCTCGGTGAGATCGGCGGCCTGCTCGCCACCGTGGCGATCAGCTCGCTGATCATCGAGGGCGCCGTGGCGCTGCTGATCGCGCCCCGGCTGCTGGTCGAGGGGGCCGACCTCTGGTCCGCGGTCTGGCAGTCGTTCTACTGGTCGGCGTCCGCGTTCACCAACACCGGATTCACGCCCACGCCGGAAGGGCTCGCGCCGTTCGCCACCGACCCGTGGATGCTGTCGTCGCTCGCGATCGGCGTGTTCCTCGGCAGCATCGGCTTTCCGGTGATCTTCGCCCTGGCCCGCGGCTGGCGCACCCCGAAGCGTTGGTCGCTGCATGTGAAGCTGACGCTCACCACCACGCTCATCCTGATCGTGCTCGGCGCGATCGCCATCTACGTGCTCGAGGTCAGCAACGCGGCGACGCTCGGGGCGCTGGATCCCGCGGCCGGCCCGATGACGGCCACCTTCCTCTCGATCATGACCCGCTCCGGCGGCTTCTCGACGATCAACATCAGTGAGATGAACGGGTCGACCCTGCTGGTGATGGACATGCTGATGTTCGTCGGCGGCGGCTCGGCGTCGACCGCGGGCGGCATCAAGGTCACCACCCTGGCCGTGCTGTTCCTCGCCGCCCTGGCCGAGGCCCGCGGCGACTCGGACATGCAGATCTTCGACCGCCGGATTCCCACCGACGTGCTGCGCCTGTCGGTGAGCGTGGTGCTGTGGGGCGCCACGATCGTGGCCACCGCGTCCATCGCCATCCTGCAACTGACCAAGCAGCCACTCGACTTCGTGCTGTTCGACGTGATCTCGGCGTTCGCCACCGTGGGCCTGTCGACCGGGCTCACCGCCGAGCTTCCGGATGCGGGCAAGTACATCCTGGCCGCCACCATGTGGGCCGGTCGCGTTGGTACAGTGACGTTGGCCGCCGCGCTCGCTGCGAGCCAGCGCCGGCAGCTGTTCCGGAGGGCTGAAGAAAGGCCGATCGTTGGTTGA
- a CDS encoding helix-turn-helix transcriptional regulator produces the protein MADIFDVVADATRRDLLHALLERYSSIDSATGEISVGELVDRLGVSQPTVSKHLKVLREHGMVTVREEGQHRYYRLEASPLEELEDWLIPFLSADFDAQETAAYAAWAGTEVGSNLGRATAERLHQARTTIHGAQEQVTKRLPWRKKK, from the coding sequence ATGGCTGACATTTTTGACGTGGTCGCCGACGCGACCCGCCGCGACCTCCTCCACGCCCTCCTCGAGCGCTACAGCTCGATCGACTCGGCGACCGGGGAGATCAGCGTCGGGGAGCTCGTGGACCGCCTCGGGGTGAGCCAGCCCACCGTCTCGAAGCACCTGAAGGTGCTGCGCGAGCACGGCATGGTGACCGTGCGCGAAGAGGGTCAGCACCGTTACTACCGGCTCGAGGCCTCTCCGCTCGAGGAGCTCGAAGACTGGCTGATCCCGTTCCTGTCTGCCGACTTCGACGCGCAGGAGACGGCCGCGTACGCCGCCTGGGCCGGCACCGAGGTGGGCAGCAACCTCGGCCGCGCCACCGCAGAACGGCTGCACCAGGCGCGCACCACCATCCACGGCGCCCAGGAGCAGGTGACCAAGCGCCTGCCGTGGCGGAAAAAGAAATAA
- a CDS encoding helix-turn-helix domain-containing protein, giving the protein MPRDLSQMRFLTVAEVASMMRVSNMTVYRLVHSGELPAIRFGRSFRIPESAVEQVIHKPMSDIG; this is encoded by the coding sequence ATGCCGCGTGATCTGTCACAGATGCGTTTTCTCACGGTCGCCGAGGTCGCCAGTATGATGCGAGTGTCGAACATGACGGTGTACCGGCTGGTGCACTCCGGCGAGTTGCCGGCCATCCGGTTCGGACGCTCGTTTCGGATCCCCGAATCGGCGGTCGAGCAGGTGATCCACAAGCCGATGTCTGACATCGGCTAA
- a CDS encoding 30S ribosomal protein bS22: protein MGSVIKKRRKRMAKKKHRKLLRKTRHQRRNKK, encoded by the coding sequence ATGGGTTCCGTAATCAAGAAGCGTCGCAAGCGCATGGCGAAGAAGAAGCACCGCAAGCTGCTTCGTAAGACACGCCACCAGCGTCGCAACAAGAAGTAG
- a CDS encoding HAD family phosphatase: protein MSDSTAASDSPIIAFFDVDNTLMRGASIYHLGRRAFSRGYLTFRDLLRFGWHQARFVAVGENKRHLSSIRDRALELIGGHTEEGLQDLAEEIYRRDLSHRLWPETVALAREHLDKGHEVWLITASPEVVARVIAQKLGLTGALGTRIEAVNGVFTGKLDGPVMHGERKAVVAEQLALSKRARLLDCWAYSDSRNDIPLLNLVGNRVVVNPDSSLASYATARNWPVLRLNPASIRDARRRVRRDARAVKAGGRAKKRR from the coding sequence ATGTCTGACTCCACAGCCGCGAGCGATAGCCCCATCATCGCCTTCTTCGACGTGGACAACACGCTGATGCGCGGCGCCAGTATTTATCACCTCGGCCGTCGGGCGTTCAGCCGCGGGTATCTGACCTTTCGCGACCTGCTCAGGTTCGGCTGGCATCAGGCCCGCTTCGTTGCCGTCGGCGAGAACAAGCGGCACCTGTCCAGCATCCGTGACCGCGCCCTGGAGCTCATCGGCGGGCACACCGAAGAGGGCCTGCAAGACCTGGCGGAGGAGATCTACCGCCGCGACCTGTCGCACCGGCTGTGGCCGGAGACCGTGGCCCTCGCCCGCGAGCACCTGGACAAGGGGCACGAGGTGTGGCTGATCACCGCATCGCCGGAGGTTGTGGCGCGGGTGATCGCGCAGAAGCTCGGCCTGACCGGCGCGCTCGGCACCCGGATCGAGGCCGTGAACGGGGTGTTCACCGGCAAGCTCGACGGCCCGGTGATGCACGGTGAACGCAAGGCCGTAGTCGCCGAGCAGTTGGCGCTCAGCAAGCGGGCTCGGCTGCTCGACTGCTGGGCGTACAGCGACTCCCGCAACGACATCCCGCTGCTGAACCTGGTCGGCAACCGGGTGGTGGTGAACCCGGACTCGAGCCTCGCCAGCTACGCGACGGCCCGCAACTGGCCGGTGCTGCGACTGAATCCGGCGAGCATCCGTGACGCACGGCGACGGGTGCGTCGAGACGCGCGCGCGGTCAAGGCCGGCGGCAGGGCAAAGAAAAGGCGCTAA
- a CDS encoding glutaredoxin family protein, with amino-acid sequence MSTTLTLIGKPGCHLCDDARGIVHTVLTEFSDVRYEERSILDDPELNAAYAEEIPVVLINDKVHNIWRVNPDRLRTALEEASA; translated from the coding sequence GTGTCCACCACTCTCACCCTGATCGGCAAGCCGGGCTGCCACCTCTGCGACGACGCCCGCGGCATCGTGCACACGGTGCTCACCGAGTTCTCCGACGTGCGCTACGAGGAGCGGTCGATCCTCGACGATCCCGAGCTGAACGCCGCGTACGCCGAGGAGATCCCGGTGGTGCTGATCAACGACAAGGTGCACAACATCTGGCGGGTCAACCCCGACCGCCTTCGCACAGCACTGGAGGAAGCATCCGCATGA
- a CDS encoding Dabb family protein, with protein sequence MIRHIVSWKLNTEGEARREAATQIADSLRALVGEVPQIRSLSIGPDAVGNGNWDLALVADFDTIDDLTGYIEHPAHQALLPFIRSHIAERSCVDFEF encoded by the coding sequence ATGATCCGTCACATCGTCAGCTGGAAATTGAACACCGAGGGTGAGGCGCGGCGTGAGGCGGCGACCCAGATCGCCGACAGCCTTCGTGCTCTCGTCGGCGAGGTGCCGCAGATCAGGTCGCTGAGCATCGGACCGGATGCCGTGGGCAACGGCAACTGGGACCTCGCGCTGGTCGCCGACTTCGACACCATTGACGACCTGACCGGATACATCGAGCACCCCGCGCACCAGGCGCTGCTGCCGTTCATCCGCTCGCACATCGCCGAGCGCAGCTGCGTCGACTTCGAGTTCTAG
- the aspS gene encoding aspartate--tRNA(Asn) ligase has product MTERTLIKNLAALPDGPVTVSGWVETVRDQKKVQFVVLRDESGALQLVNPAVREVNPEDATSEARLDITETISGLSVGSFLTVTGELKHDERVKLGGIEVKIGTLDVASLAIPETPIADDSSVDKRMDWRFLDLRHPKQNLIFRIQTTFEHALRTYWIDNDFIEIHTPKLMASASESRAELFEVGYFDTTAYLAQSPQFFKQMAQPAGFGKVFEIGPAFRADPSFTSRHSTEFTSIDSEISWVESHEDVMQLHEDLMVAGVTAVKAKHGDEIEALFGIALEVPATPFPRIPLAEAKRIVAERGYEVPRHDDDMDPEGERRISAYVKEEFGHDFVFLTDYASSIRPFYHMRHEGDSTLTNSYDLVYNGTEISTGAQREHRIDVLIAQAKEKGLDPEELDFYLDFFRYGVPPHGGFGMGLARVIMLMLGLPSIREVTYLFRGPNRLLP; this is encoded by the coding sequence GTGACTGAACGCACCCTCATCAAGAACCTGGCCGCCCTTCCCGATGGACCGGTCACCGTGTCCGGCTGGGTCGAGACCGTGCGCGATCAGAAGAAGGTGCAGTTCGTCGTGCTGCGCGACGAGTCCGGTGCGCTGCAGCTGGTGAACCCGGCCGTCCGCGAGGTTAACCCGGAAGACGCGACATCCGAAGCCCGCCTGGACATCACCGAGACGATCTCCGGCCTCAGCGTCGGCAGCTTTCTCACCGTCACCGGCGAGCTGAAGCATGACGAGCGGGTCAAGCTCGGCGGCATCGAGGTCAAGATCGGGACACTGGATGTCGCCAGCCTCGCCATCCCCGAGACGCCGATCGCCGACGACTCCAGCGTCGACAAGCGGATGGACTGGCGCTTCCTCGACCTGCGTCACCCGAAGCAGAACCTGATCTTCCGGATCCAGACCACGTTCGAGCACGCGCTGCGCACCTACTGGATCGACAACGACTTCATCGAGATCCACACCCCGAAGCTGATGGCCTCGGCGTCGGAGTCGCGCGCCGAACTGTTCGAGGTCGGCTACTTCGACACCACCGCCTACCTCGCGCAGAGCCCGCAGTTCTTCAAGCAGATGGCGCAGCCGGCCGGGTTCGGCAAAGTGTTCGAGATCGGCCCGGCGTTCCGCGCCGACCCGTCGTTCACCTCGCGGCACTCCACGGAGTTCACCTCGATCGACAGCGAGATCAGCTGGGTCGAGAGCCACGAAGACGTGATGCAGCTGCACGAAGACCTGATGGTCGCCGGCGTCACCGCGGTCAAGGCGAAGCACGGCGACGAGATCGAGGCGCTGTTCGGCATCGCGCTCGAGGTGCCGGCCACGCCGTTCCCGCGCATCCCGCTCGCCGAGGCGAAGCGGATCGTCGCCGAGCGCGGCTACGAGGTTCCCCGCCACGATGACGACATGGACCCGGAGGGCGAGCGCCGCATCTCCGCGTACGTCAAGGAGGAGTTCGGGCACGACTTCGTGTTCCTCACCGACTACGCGTCGAGCATCCGGCCGTTCTACCACATGCGCCACGAGGGCGACTCGACGCTGACCAACAGCTACGACCTGGTCTACAACGGCACCGAGATCTCCACCGGAGCGCAGCGCGAGCACCGCATCGACGTGCTGATCGCGCAGGCCAAGGAGAAGGGCCTCGATCCCGAGGAACTCGACTTCTACCTGGACTTCTTCCGCTACGGCGTGCCGCCGCACGGTGGCTTCGGCATGGGCCTCGCCCGCGTGATCATGCTGATGCTGGGTCTGCCGTCGATCCGCGAGGTGACCTACCTGTTCCGCGGCCCGAACCGCCTGCTGCCCTAG
- a CDS encoding histidine phosphatase family protein, which translates to MVARQIHLVRHGEVFNPDGILYGRIPGFHLSELGHKMAASAADALSDRPISRLYASPLQRAQESAAPWSEKFGLPIHTDDRLIEPTNKFEGKRFEFGPQVLTNPQSWPWITNPFRPSWGEAFVSIAARMLAVIEESWTETDDDSEVVLVSHQLPIWMVHRALTGAKLYHDPRRRRCNLSSITTLERDGDRFVEVNYQDPARDLLAASVDFGAV; encoded by the coding sequence GTGGTAGCGCGGCAGATTCACCTGGTTCGTCACGGCGAGGTCTTCAATCCCGACGGCATCCTTTACGGACGCATCCCGGGGTTTCACCTGTCCGAGCTCGGTCACAAGATGGCAGCAAGCGCGGCCGACGCGCTCAGCGACCGGCCGATCAGCCGGCTGTACGCCAGCCCGCTGCAGCGCGCCCAGGAGTCGGCGGCGCCGTGGTCGGAGAAGTTCGGGCTGCCGATCCACACCGACGACCGGCTGATCGAGCCGACCAACAAGTTCGAGGGCAAGCGGTTCGAGTTCGGCCCGCAGGTGCTCACCAACCCGCAGTCCTGGCCGTGGATCACCAACCCGTTCCGGCCCAGCTGGGGTGAGGCGTTCGTGTCGATCGCCGCGCGCATGCTCGCCGTGATCGAGGAATCCTGGACTGAGACGGATGACGACAGCGAGGTGGTGCTGGTCAGCCACCAGCTGCCGATCTGGATGGTGCACCGCGCGCTGACCGGCGCGAAGCTGTACCACGACCCCCGGCGTCGGCGCTGCAACCTGTCGAGCATTACCACCCTCGAGCGCGACGGCGACCGCTTCGTCGAGGTCAACTATCAGGATCCTGCACGAGACTTGCTCGCAGCATCCGTCGATTTTGGAGCCGTGTGA
- a CDS encoding TlpA disulfide reductase family protein — protein sequence MRHRLLLPAAAVALATLLAGCSADPLAAQYADGTTENYISGDGTVTEIPEAQRTEAISFEGTTDAGEQVTSGDYADEVLVVNFWYAECPPCRVEAPDLQDVYEEFKPDGVEFLGVNLYNGAQGSLAFARTYGITYPSVIEAGSPTPMLLAFAGKVSPKAVPTTLVLDREGRIAARINGLVDPSVLSTLISDTVAEGS from the coding sequence GTGAGACACCGACTTCTCCTGCCCGCTGCCGCGGTCGCTCTGGCGACCCTGCTCGCCGGATGCTCCGCCGATCCGCTCGCCGCGCAGTACGCCGACGGCACCACCGAGAACTACATCTCGGGCGACGGCACCGTCACCGAGATCCCCGAGGCGCAGCGCACCGAGGCGATCAGTTTCGAGGGCACTACGGATGCCGGTGAGCAGGTGACCAGCGGCGACTACGCCGACGAGGTGCTCGTGGTCAACTTCTGGTACGCCGAATGCCCGCCCTGCCGGGTTGAGGCGCCCGACCTGCAGGACGTGTACGAGGAGTTCAAGCCCGACGGCGTCGAGTTCCTCGGCGTCAACCTGTACAACGGCGCCCAGGGCTCGCTGGCCTTCGCCCGCACCTACGGCATCACCTACCCGTCGGTGATCGAGGCCGGATCGCCCACCCCGATGCTGCTCGCGTTCGCCGGCAAGGTCTCGCCGAAGGCAGTGCCTACCACCCTGGTGCTCGACCGGGAGGGTCGGATCGCCGCCCGTATCAACGGCCTGGTCGACCCGTCGGTGCTGAGCACCCTGATCAGCGACACCGTCGCCGAGGGCAGCTAG
- a CDS encoding cytochrome c biogenesis CcdA family protein, whose protein sequence is MGPTDIVANGSLLLALPLALLAGLIAFLSPCVLPLVPGYLAYVTGITDVRDIRRGKMLTGSVLFVLGFSVVFLGFFVLVGSVGVFFAVYEDIILRIAGVVVILLGLVFIGQVTFLQRTFKPTWRPAAGLAGAPVLGAVFAVGWSPCMGPVLAAVSTLALGESPGRAALIGAVYCLGLGIPFVLVAAGLDWVSGSMAFIKRHVRTINIIGGALLIVMGVLMVSGAWRAMMLALQGVIDGTVTPL, encoded by the coding sequence GTGGGCCCCACCGACATCGTCGCGAACGGCAGCCTGCTTCTCGCACTTCCCCTCGCGCTGCTCGCCGGGCTGATCGCGTTCCTGTCGCCGTGCGTGCTGCCGCTGGTGCCCGGCTACCTGGCCTATGTCACCGGGATCACCGACGTCCGCGACATCCGCCGCGGAAAAATGCTCACCGGCTCCGTGCTGTTCGTGCTCGGTTTCAGCGTGGTGTTCCTCGGTTTCTTCGTGCTGGTCGGCTCGGTCGGGGTGTTCTTCGCGGTGTACGAGGACATCATCCTGCGCATTGCCGGGGTCGTCGTCATCCTGCTCGGCCTGGTCTTCATCGGTCAGGTGACGTTCCTGCAGCGCACCTTTAAGCCCACCTGGCGGCCGGCAGCGGGCCTGGCCGGCGCTCCCGTGCTCGGTGCCGTGTTCGCGGTGGGCTGGTCGCCGTGCATGGGTCCGGTGCTCGCCGCCGTGTCGACGCTCGCGCTCGGCGAGAGCCCGGGCCGCGCCGCCCTGATCGGTGCCGTGTACTGCCTCGGTCTCGGCATCCCGTTCGTGCTGGTCGCGGCCGGCCTCGACTGGGTGAGCGGCTCGATGGCGTTCATCAAGCGGCACGTGCGCACCATCAACATCATCGGCGGCGCCCTGCTGATCGTGATGGGTGTGCTGATGGTGAGCGGCGCCTGGCGCGCCATGATGCTCGCACTGCAAGGGGTGATCGATGGAACCGTTACGCCCCTCTGA